A section of the Streptomyces sp. NBC_01363 genome encodes:
- a CDS encoding M60 family metallopeptidase — protein sequence MRPARTPFTAPAHLVAASPLSEHDTGPASGAPEGSGLHAMSRRTILGALAGAGAATLLGAGSAAARQAGDRAGDRAGDRAGDRAGHGSGNTLLIKAFPDAERERMRLARALRSSDFIPTGRYAPAGKSVSVTVRPAGGRVPMLHIGTFDYYNEETALQEPRTIPLRPGRNVVGDTHGGPIYLSFAGQGERAAVTFGSSTPRMAVFELGRTDEAAFQKQLDERTDVPWVELITDRAILTLTREGALLYRGEDHTELMALFDTVIDSHARISGLDGRGPVDRPKAGRYHFNEVSVVPSGVGAYAWHGYNGFPRAYMDRLCTVAGLSTRGWGLYHELGHLHQQGAYQADQLTEVTVNIYSLAAQRTLGQTSNLLTVDPKTGLNHFQTALPKLGTSGITYEKTFGAYEKLIPLRQLELAFGEDFWPRLHRLVRSEHQHDAPVDDYTHDPVINARQYLALATYAARTAGYDLTDFFVRQWALPIDSAGVAALAALGLPKPPVDPGKLTD from the coding sequence CATCTCGTCGCCGCCTCGCCGCTGTCCGAACACGACACGGGGCCGGCCTCCGGGGCGCCGGAAGGCTCCGGCCTCCACGCCATGAGCCGCCGGACGATCCTGGGCGCCCTGGCCGGTGCCGGTGCGGCGACCCTGCTGGGCGCGGGTTCCGCCGCCGCCCGGCAGGCCGGGGATCGGGCCGGGGATCGGGCCGGGGATCGGGCCGGGGATCGGGCTGGGCACGGCTCCGGGAACACGCTCCTGATCAAGGCGTTCCCGGACGCCGAGAGGGAGCGCATGCGACTGGCCCGCGCCCTTCGGTCCAGCGACTTCATTCCCACCGGCCGATACGCTCCGGCGGGCAAGTCCGTCTCCGTGACGGTCCGTCCGGCGGGCGGCCGCGTACCGATGCTGCACATCGGCACCTTCGACTACTACAACGAGGAAACCGCGCTCCAGGAGCCGCGCACCATCCCGCTGCGTCCGGGCCGCAATGTGGTCGGCGACACCCATGGCGGCCCGATCTATCTGAGCTTCGCGGGACAAGGGGAGCGCGCCGCGGTCACGTTCGGCTCCAGCACTCCGCGCATGGCGGTCTTCGAGCTCGGCCGCACCGATGAAGCCGCCTTCCAGAAGCAGCTCGACGAGAGGACCGACGTCCCCTGGGTCGAGTTGATCACCGATCGGGCAATCCTCACCCTCACCCGTGAAGGCGCGCTGCTCTATCGCGGCGAGGACCACACCGAGCTGATGGCGCTGTTCGACACCGTCATCGACAGCCATGCGCGCATCAGCGGTCTGGACGGCAGGGGACCGGTCGATCGGCCCAAGGCCGGCCGCTACCACTTCAACGAGGTCAGTGTCGTGCCCAGCGGGGTGGGCGCCTACGCCTGGCACGGATACAACGGCTTCCCGCGCGCCTACATGGACCGGCTGTGCACCGTGGCCGGCCTCAGTACGCGGGGCTGGGGGCTGTACCACGAGCTCGGCCACCTCCACCAGCAAGGCGCCTACCAGGCGGACCAGTTGACTGAGGTCACCGTCAACATCTACTCACTGGCCGCACAGCGAACCCTCGGCCAGACCTCCAACCTGCTGACGGTCGACCCGAAGACGGGGCTGAACCACTTCCAGACCGCCCTGCCGAAACTCGGCACCAGCGGAATCACCTACGAGAAGACCTTCGGGGCGTACGAAAAGCTCATCCCGCTCCGGCAGTTGGAGCTGGCGTTCGGCGAGGACTTCTGGCCGAGGCTGCACCGGCTCGTGCGCAGCGAGCACCAGCACGACGCCCCGGTCGACGACTACACGCACGACCCCGTCATCAACGCCCGTCAGTACCTGGCCCTGGCCACCTATGCCGCCCGCACCGCCGGATACGACCTCACCGATTTCTTCGTCCGCCAGTGGGCTCTCCCGATCGACTCCGCGGGAGTTGCCGCACTCGCCGCGCTAGGGCTGCCGAAGCCGCCCGTCGATCCCGGCAAGCTCACCGACTGA